A window from Litorilinea aerophila encodes these proteins:
- a CDS encoding Gfo/Idh/MocA family protein gives MTGEQPKLRHAIVGVGAGILSAHRPALALETVEVVGACDVNAEVGRARAEELGCPFFPDHQTLLAETRPDITVILTPHPFHAAIAIDALEAGSHVLVEKPMAVHVAEADAMIQAAEANGRLLAVNFQQRHRPEIRAAHQLIQSGQLGELQRVELVEPWMRPAAYYRSAGWRGTWRGEGGGVLLNQAPHGLDLLCHLAGMPRRVFSWNRTLRHAIETEDTVLAMIEYDNGALGTIYFSTAEAGPRRMEIVGTGGRLFIAQDGSLTYQRFETDLREHIANHPSMFGAPRLEDVPVTLPEGRGDHVAVYRDLHRAILEGTPVCADGVQGRMSLELANAMIYSSHHNQTVELPLDREGYTALLESLKSQSLQKEAAR, from the coding sequence ATGACTGGTGAACAACCCAAGCTGCGCCATGCCATCGTCGGCGTGGGCGCAGGGATCCTCAGCGCCCACCGGCCGGCCCTGGCCCTGGAGACGGTCGAGGTCGTCGGTGCGTGCGATGTGAACGCCGAGGTGGGCCGGGCCCGGGCGGAGGAGCTGGGCTGCCCCTTCTTCCCCGACCATCAGACCCTGCTGGCGGAAACCCGGCCCGACATCACGGTCATCCTCACGCCCCATCCCTTCCACGCGGCCATCGCCATCGACGCCCTGGAGGCGGGCAGCCATGTGCTGGTGGAGAAGCCCATGGCCGTCCACGTGGCAGAAGCCGACGCCATGATCCAGGCCGCCGAGGCCAACGGCCGGCTGCTGGCCGTCAACTTTCAACAGCGCCATCGTCCCGAGATTCGGGCCGCCCATCAACTGATCCAGAGTGGGCAGCTGGGCGAGCTGCAGCGGGTGGAGCTGGTGGAACCCTGGATGCGGCCGGCCGCCTACTATCGCAGCGCCGGCTGGCGAGGCACCTGGCGAGGGGAAGGGGGCGGCGTCCTCCTCAACCAGGCGCCCCATGGCCTGGACCTGCTCTGTCACCTGGCCGGGATGCCCCGGCGGGTCTTCTCGTGGAACCGCACCCTGCGCCACGCCATCGAGACCGAGGACACGGTGCTGGCCATGATTGAATACGACAACGGCGCCCTGGGCACCATCTACTTCAGTACCGCGGAAGCCGGCCCCCGGCGCATGGAGATCGTGGGCACCGGCGGGCGCCTCTTCATTGCCCAGGACGGCAGCCTGACCTATCAGCGTTTTGAGACCGACCTCCGGGAGCACATCGCTAACCACCCCAGCATGTTCGGCGCGCCCCGGCTGGAGGATGTGCCCGTCACCTTGCCCGAAGGGCGGGGCGACCACGTGGCCGTCTATCGGGACCTCCACCGGGCCATCCTGGAGGGCACGCCCGTCTGCGCCGACGGCGTCCAGGGGCGCATGTCCCTGGAGCTGGCCAACGCCATGATCTACTCCAGCCACCACAATCAGACGGTCGAGCTGCCGCTGGATCGGGAGGG
- a CDS encoding MFS transporter, with product MQNLTVDYSRKWYVMMAVAMGIFLATIDGSIVNVALPTLVRDFGTVFAAVQWVVLSYLLTVTTLMLGIGRLADMVGKKRIYVSGFIIFTVGSTLCALSPTIYFLIGFRVLQAIGAAMIMALGIAIVTESFPPQERGKAIGITGSIVSVGIVVGPTLGGLIIDAASWHWIFLVNLPIGILGTILASRFIPDLRPAGGQRFDYWGAFTLFCSILGLSLGLTLAQERGFGDPLIVGLLTAWAVFLALFLAIEWRVEQPMIDLRLFRNYQFSVNLGTGFITFVGISGLFILLPFYLEDVLGYEVRLVGLMLAIIPVALGVMAPISGSLSDRYGSRPITVIGLAVLLVGYGAASTLSAETTVLGYVARLLPIGLGMGIFQSPNNSAVMGAAPRERLGVASGLLSITRTLGQVTGISVLGTVWAARATYHAGQALPGGATEAPAWAQVAALRDTLLVTLTLVAVALAVAIWAFVRERRLPQSAPSASAVRPRHDSGLDL from the coding sequence ATGCAGAACCTCACCGTGGACTACAGCCGCAAATGGTATGTGATGATGGCCGTCGCCATGGGCATCTTCCTGGCGACCATCGACGGCAGTATCGTGAACGTGGCGCTGCCCACCCTGGTGCGGGATTTTGGCACTGTGTTTGCGGCGGTGCAGTGGGTGGTGCTCTCCTACCTGCTCACCGTGACCACCCTCATGTTGGGCATCGGCCGCCTGGCGGACATGGTGGGCAAGAAGCGCATCTACGTCAGCGGCTTCATTATCTTCACCGTAGGTTCCACCCTGTGTGCCCTCTCCCCCACCATCTACTTCCTGATCGGCTTTCGGGTGCTCCAGGCCATCGGCGCAGCCATGATCATGGCCCTGGGCATCGCCATCGTCACTGAATCCTTTCCGCCCCAGGAGCGGGGCAAGGCCATCGGCATCACCGGCTCTATCGTCTCCGTGGGCATCGTGGTGGGACCTACCCTGGGCGGGCTCATCATCGACGCGGCCTCCTGGCACTGGATCTTCCTGGTCAACCTGCCCATTGGCATCCTGGGCACCATCCTGGCCAGCCGCTTCATTCCGGACCTGCGTCCCGCGGGCGGACAGCGTTTTGACTACTGGGGAGCATTCACCCTGTTCTGCAGCATCCTGGGCCTTTCCCTGGGGTTAACCCTGGCCCAGGAACGGGGCTTTGGCGACCCCCTCATCGTTGGCCTGTTGACCGCCTGGGCTGTCTTCCTGGCCCTCTTTCTGGCCATCGAGTGGCGGGTGGAACAGCCCATGATCGACCTGCGCCTCTTCCGCAATTACCAGTTCAGCGTCAACCTGGGCACCGGTTTTATTACCTTTGTGGGCATCTCCGGCCTTTTCATCCTGCTGCCTTTCTACCTGGAAGATGTCCTGGGCTACGAGGTGCGGCTGGTGGGCCTGATGCTGGCCATCATTCCTGTGGCCCTGGGCGTCATGGCCCCCATCTCCGGTTCCCTGTCCGACCGCTACGGCTCCCGGCCCATCACCGTCATCGGCCTGGCCGTCCTGCTGGTGGGCTATGGCGCCGCCAGTACCCTGAGCGCCGAGACCACGGTCCTGGGCTATGTGGCCCGGCTGCTGCCCATCGGCCTGGGCATGGGGATCTTCCAGTCGCCCAACAACAGCGCGGTGATGGGCGCCGCGCCTCGGGAGCGGCTGGGAGTGGCTTCGGGGCTGCTCTCCATCACCCGTACCCTGGGCCAGGTCACCGGCATCTCCGTCCTGGGCACCGTCTGGGCCGCCCGAGCCACCTACCACGCAGGCCAGGCCCTCCCCGGCGGCGCCACGGAGGCGCCTGCCTGGGCCCAGGTGGCCGCCCTGCGGGACACCCTGCTGGTCACCCTGACCCTGGTGGCCGTGGCCCTGGCGGTGGCCATTTGGGCTTTCGTCCGGGAGCGACGTTTGCCCCAGTCTGCCCCGTCCGCGTCGGCCGTTCGCCCCCGGCACGATTCTGGCCTGGACCTGTAA